The Streptomyces sp. NL15-2K genome contains a region encoding:
- a CDS encoding class III extradiol dioxygenase subunit B-like domain-containing protein, with product MLVAAAVCPCPPLLVPEVAAGAGPELDAARAACGDALAVLATARPDRLVVVGPAEESGRGTHPEGARGSFRGFGVDVDVRLGADRGTEPERPLPPSLAVAAWLLESTGWTDAPVEGLGVGEPLAAERCIQVGRDIAAGAERVALLVMGDASACRTLKAPGYLDERAAPFDAAVARALGAADVAALRTLDADVACELQASGRAPWQVLAGAAEGAGLSGALLYEAAPYGVGYVVAAWS from the coding sequence ATGCTTGTCGCCGCCGCAGTCTGCCCCTGCCCGCCCCTGCTCGTGCCCGAGGTCGCCGCCGGCGCCGGACCCGAGCTGGACGCCGCGCGCGCCGCCTGCGGGGACGCGCTCGCCGTCCTCGCCACGGCCCGGCCCGACCGGCTCGTGGTCGTCGGGCCGGCCGAGGAGAGCGGGCGCGGGACGCATCCGGAGGGCGCGCGGGGCTCGTTCCGGGGATTCGGCGTGGACGTCGACGTCCGCCTGGGCGCGGACCGGGGCACAGAACCCGAGCGCCCGCTTCCGCCCTCGCTGGCCGTGGCCGCGTGGCTGCTGGAGAGCACCGGATGGACCGATGCCCCGGTCGAGGGACTCGGCGTGGGGGAACCGCTCGCGGCCGAGCGGTGTATTCAAGTCGGACGGGACATCGCCGCCGGAGCCGAGCGGGTGGCGCTGCTGGTGATGGGCGACGCCAGCGCGTGCCGCACGCTCAAGGCGCCCGGCTATCTCGACGAGCGGGCGGCGCCGTTCGACGCGGCGGTCGCGCGTGCGCTGGGCGCGGCGGACGTGGCGGCGCTCAGGACGCTGGACGCCGACGTGGCGTGCGAGCTGCAGGCGTCCGGCCGGGCTCCCTGGCAGGTCCTCGCGGGTGCGGCCGAGGGCGCGGGCCTCAGCGGCGCCCTGCTGTACGAGGCCGCGCCGTACGGCGTGGGGTACGTGGTCGCGGCCTGGTCGTGA
- the miaA gene encoding tRNA (adenosine(37)-N6)-dimethylallyltransferase MiaA, producing the protein MSSAPPAPRVIAVVGPTAAGKSDLGVFLAQRLGGEVVNADSMQLYRGMDIGTAKLTPEERAGIPHHLLDIWDVTVTASVAEYQRLARERIDALLAEGRWPILVGGSGLYVRGAVDNLEFPGTDPEVRTRLEEELTLRGSGALHARLAAADPEAGQAILPSNGRRIVRALEVIEITGKPFTANLPGHDSVYDTVQIGVDVARPELDERIARRVDRMWEAGLVDEVRALEAQGLRQGRTASRALGYQQVLAALTGECGMEEARAETVRATKRFARRQDSWFRRDPRVHWLSGAAADLTELPHLALALLERPVTA; encoded by the coding sequence GTGAGCAGCGCACCCCCCGCCCCCCGCGTCATCGCCGTCGTCGGACCGACCGCGGCCGGAAAGTCCGATCTGGGCGTTTTCCTGGCCCAGCGGCTCGGCGGCGAGGTCGTCAACGCCGACTCCATGCAGCTCTACCGCGGGATGGACATCGGCACCGCCAAGCTGACGCCCGAGGAGCGCGCCGGCATCCCGCATCACCTGCTGGACATCTGGGACGTGACCGTCACGGCGTCCGTCGCCGAGTACCAGCGGCTCGCGCGGGAGCGGATCGACGCGCTGCTCGCCGAGGGGCGCTGGCCGATCCTGGTCGGCGGCTCCGGCCTGTACGTCCGCGGGGCCGTCGACAACCTGGAGTTCCCCGGCACCGACCCCGAGGTCAGGACCCGGCTGGAGGAGGAGCTGACCCTGCGCGGCTCCGGCGCGCTGCACGCCCGCCTGGCGGCCGCCGACCCCGAGGCCGGGCAGGCCATCCTGCCCAGCAACGGCCGCCGTATCGTCCGGGCCCTCGAAGTGATCGAGATCACCGGCAAGCCCTTCACCGCCAACCTCCCGGGTCACGACTCCGTCTATGACACCGTCCAGATCGGTGTCGACGTGGCCCGCCCCGAGCTCGACGAGCGCATCGCACGCCGGGTGGACCGGATGTGGGAGGCGGGCCTCGTGGACGAAGTGCGCGCACTGGAGGCGCAGGGGTTGCGCCAGGGGCGTACGGCGTCGCGCGCGCTCGGCTACCAGCAGGTGCTCGCGGCGCTCACCGGGGAGTGCGGCATGGAGGAGGCGCGGGCCGAGACCGTACGTGCCACCAAGCGCTTCGCGCGCCGTCAGGATTCATGGTTCAGGCGCGATCCCCGGGTGCACTGGTTGAGTGGGGCTGCGGCGGATCTCACAGAACTTCCGCACCTCGCGCTGGCATTGCTCGAACGACCGGTCACAGCCTGA
- a CDS encoding hemerythrin domain-containing protein: MADDLITMVTTDHRELKRLFDMMQNDRSSRPLALPLAVAMLEAHSEAEEDRVYPAVAREAGEKEEAEHAAEEHHQAEDLGKHLLEMDWESKAFDRALDEWVGAVLHHVEEEENEILPALGEAVGSDRLRELGLEFATRRARKLAGQPLSHVGDSTGAKRQPTTSGGAKATAGGARATASRAKATAGGAKATAGGTKATAGGAKATVGGTRAELYEKARELGIEGRSSMSKEELAQQVKKAQGRRKR, translated from the coding sequence ATGGCTGACGACCTCATCACCATGGTCACCACCGACCACCGCGAGCTGAAGCGCCTGTTCGACATGATGCAGAACGACAGGAGTTCCCGGCCGCTGGCGCTCCCCCTGGCCGTGGCCATGCTGGAGGCGCACAGTGAGGCCGAGGAGGACCGGGTGTACCCCGCGGTCGCCCGCGAGGCCGGTGAGAAGGAAGAGGCCGAGCACGCCGCCGAGGAGCACCATCAGGCCGAGGACCTCGGCAAGCATCTGCTCGAGATGGACTGGGAGAGCAAGGCGTTCGACCGCGCTCTGGACGAATGGGTCGGTGCCGTTCTGCACCATGTCGAGGAGGAGGAGAACGAGATCCTCCCGGCGCTGGGCGAAGCCGTCGGTTCCGACCGGCTGCGCGAACTGGGCCTGGAGTTCGCCACCCGGCGGGCCCGGAAACTCGCGGGGCAGCCCCTGAGCCACGTCGGCGACAGCACCGGCGCCAAGCGTCAGCCGACCACTTCGGGCGGCGCCAAGGCTACGGCGGGCGGCGCCAGGGCTACGGCGAGCAGGGCCAAGGCCACCGCGGGCGGGGCGAAGGCCACTGCGGGCGGGACCAAAGCCACCGCGGGCGGCGCCAAGGCCACCGTAGGCGGGACCAGGGCGGAGCTGTACGAGAAGGCCCGGGAACTGGGCATCGAGGGCAGGTCCTCCATGAGCAAGGAGGAACTCGCCCAGCAGGTGAAAAAGGCCCAGGGGCGCAGGAAGCGCTGA
- the dapF gene encoding diaminopimelate epimerase, with protein sequence MSTRIAFLKGHGTENDFVIVPDPENTVDLPPAAVAALCDRRAGIGGDGLLHVVRSAAHPEARDMAAEAEWFMDYRNGDGSIAEMCGNGVRVFARYLQRAGHAGEGDLAVATRAGVKTVHIAKEGDITVGMGRALLPDGDVTVSVGERSWPARNVNMGNPHAVAFVDDLADAGNLYSPPPFSPASAYPEGVNVEFVVDRGPRHVALRVHERGAGETRSCGTGACAVAVAAARRDGADPAVTGAPATYTVDLPGGTLLITERPDGEIEMTGPAVIVAEGEIDTEWLENAVR encoded by the coding sequence ATGAGCACGCGGATCGCCTTCCTCAAGGGTCACGGCACCGAGAACGACTTCGTGATCGTCCCGGACCCCGAGAACACCGTCGACCTGCCCCCGGCCGCCGTCGCCGCCCTGTGCGACCGCCGCGCGGGCATCGGCGGTGACGGCCTGCTGCACGTGGTGCGGTCCGCAGCGCACCCCGAGGCCAGGGACATGGCGGCCGAGGCGGAGTGGTTCATGGACTATCGCAACGGCGACGGCTCGATCGCGGAGATGTGCGGCAACGGCGTGCGGGTGTTCGCGCGCTACCTCCAGCGCGCCGGGCACGCCGGTGAGGGCGACCTCGCGGTCGCCACGCGCGCGGGCGTGAAGACCGTGCACATCGCCAAGGAGGGTGACATCACCGTCGGCATGGGCAGGGCGCTGCTCCCCGATGGGGACGTCACGGTGAGTGTCGGCGAGCGCAGCTGGCCCGCGCGGAACGTGAACATGGGCAACCCGCACGCGGTGGCCTTCGTGGACGATCTCGCGGACGCGGGCAACCTGTACTCCCCGCCGCCGTTCAGCCCGGCCTCCGCATACCCGGAGGGGGTCAACGTCGAGTTCGTCGTCGACCGCGGCCCCCGGCACGTCGCCCTGCGCGTGCACGAGCGCGGCGCCGGCGAGACCCGCTCGTGCGGCACGGGCGCGTGTGCCGTCGCCGTGGCCGCCGCCCGCCGGGACGGCGCCGATCCGGCCGTCACCGGTGCGCCGGCGACGTACACCGTCGACCTGCCCGGCGGCACCCTGTTGATCACCGAGCGGCCCGACGGCGAGATCGAGATGACCGGCCCCGCGGTGATCGTCGCCGAGGGCGAGATCGATACGGAGTGGCTGGAAAACGCCGTTCGATGA
- a CDS encoding SDR family oxidoreductase, whose translation MRVRDSVVVITGASSGIGRATAVAFARRGCPVVLAARREEALEAVRQECERHRGAQALVVPTDVTDSKAVEDLARRAVQHFGRIDVWVNAAAVTVFGPFQETPLEDFRKVMDVNVMGYVHGCRAALRVMREQGRGTLVNVSSVTGVVSQPYTHAYGMSKHAIRSLSASLRQELELEKAKHIHVCTVLPASIDTPLFEHAANYTGRKPVPMPPVYSPERVARTVVDLVRVPRREVVVGPVGRSLVLQSRVAPGVAERMTARQADRTHLSRKEPAPAGHGNLHVPAPGPGATHGGWGGRRRTAMRRLTAATLLAGAAAGVARRARTH comes from the coding sequence ATGCGAGTGCGCGATTCCGTCGTTGTGATCACCGGCGCGTCCAGCGGCATCGGGCGGGCCACCGCCGTCGCGTTCGCCCGCAGGGGATGCCCGGTGGTGCTGGCCGCACGGCGGGAGGAGGCGCTGGAGGCGGTCCGCCAGGAGTGTGAACGCCACCGTGGCGCTCAGGCCCTCGTCGTGCCGACCGACGTCACGGACTCCAAGGCGGTCGAGGATCTGGCCCGGCGCGCGGTGCAGCATTTCGGCCGCATCGACGTGTGGGTCAACGCCGCTGCCGTGACCGTGTTCGGCCCCTTCCAGGAGACTCCCCTGGAGGACTTCCGCAAGGTCATGGACGTCAACGTCATGGGGTACGTGCACGGTTGCCGCGCCGCCCTTCGCGTGATGCGGGAGCAGGGCCGGGGGACGCTGGTGAACGTCTCGTCGGTCACCGGCGTGGTGAGTCAGCCGTACACCCATGCGTACGGCATGTCCAAGCACGCGATCCGGTCCCTGAGCGCGAGTCTGCGGCAGGAGCTCGAACTGGAGAAGGCCAAGCACATCCACGTCTGCACCGTGCTGCCGGCCAGCATCGACACCCCGCTGTTCGAGCACGCGGCGAACTACACCGGGCGCAAGCCCGTGCCGATGCCGCCGGTCTACAGCCCCGAACGCGTCGCCCGGACCGTCGTGGACCTGGTGCGTGTCCCCCGGCGCGAGGTCGTGGTGGGGCCGGTGGGCCGTTCCCTCGTGCTGCAGTCCAGGGTGGCGCCGGGAGTGGCCGAGCGGATGACGGCCCGCCAGGCGGACCGGACCCACCTGTCCCGCAAGGAGCCCGCTCCGGCCGGCCACGGCAACCTGCACGTACCGGCGCCCGGGCCGGGCGCGACCCACGGCGGATGGGGCGGACGCCGGCGCACCGCGATGCGCCGGCTGACCGCCGCCACGCTGCTCGCGGGCGCGGCGGCGGGCGTCGCACGGCGGGCCCGCACCCATTGA
- a CDS encoding antitoxin has protein sequence MGFLDSLKAKLAPAKDKVSDLAKEHGAKIDHGLDKAAKIADEKTKGKYSGKIQSGTGKAKNAMDRLAHKDGTDPGGAEGTPPTAPPPASPPPTSPPPTS, from the coding sequence ATGGGTTTTCTGGACAGTTTGAAGGCCAAGCTCGCCCCGGCCAAGGACAAGGTCTCCGACCTCGCCAAGGAACACGGGGCCAAGATCGATCACGGCCTCGACAAAGCCGCGAAGATCGCCGACGAGAAGACCAAGGGCAAGTACAGCGGCAAGATCCAGTCGGGCACAGGCAAGGCCAAGAACGCCATGGACCGCCTCGCGCACAAGGACGGTACGGACCCGGGCGGCGCTGAAGGCACACCACCGACCGCACCGCCCCCGGCCTCGCCGCCGCCCACTTCACCCCCACCGACCTCCTGA
- a CDS encoding FAD-dependent monooxygenase encodes MTAPLDVLVVGAGPTGLALAAQLRTYRADFRIVDRSLDRVHESRALGVQPRTLEALAGFGVTDELVARGNPAMRLRMHLPGRVVRMPLFDIGLADTAYPFLLFLSQAETESVLAEHLAGQDVALERGTELVHLERTGSSVSCRLRRGDGTEETVEARYVVGCDGAHSTVRAQAGIGFEGHAYPQTFLLADLDVDGLEAGAVHTYMTGSGMLFFFPLGSPAPWRVLAMRPPGAPQAEVTLGLLQEIADAYTGDRLVLRDPVWMTDFRLHNRGAAHHRSGPFFLAGDAAHIHSPAGAQGMNTGIQDALNLGWKLALVCDGRAPEELLETYEAERAPVGRSVLRFTDRAFTLATSGNPVIRFARTRLAPRLAPLALRASGPRGLVFRTVSELGIHYRRSPATTGGSRPPRRGPRAGDRLPDLPRGLQARTAGPGWHLLLSGPPALWSDEPLASVVRGRDDLVGVHRLGGKSPWPSVAHGLVRPDGYFGYVSRGAHLEGLREYLDHWLPAQQG; translated from the coding sequence ATGACGGCACCCTTGGACGTGCTGGTGGTCGGCGCGGGGCCCACCGGGCTCGCGCTCGCCGCGCAACTGCGCACGTACAGGGCCGATTTCCGGATCGTCGACCGTTCCCTCGACCGGGTCCACGAGTCACGCGCGTTGGGTGTCCAGCCGCGCACCCTGGAGGCGCTCGCCGGGTTCGGGGTGACGGACGAGCTGGTGGCGCGCGGCAACCCTGCGATGCGGCTGAGGATGCATCTGCCGGGACGAGTGGTGCGGATGCCGTTGTTCGACATCGGGCTGGCCGATACCGCGTACCCCTTCCTGCTGTTCCTGTCGCAGGCGGAGACGGAGAGCGTCCTCGCGGAGCATCTGGCGGGGCAGGACGTGGCCCTGGAGCGCGGCACGGAGCTGGTCCATCTGGAACGGACGGGTTCATCCGTGTCCTGTCGGCTTCGGCGCGGCGACGGTACCGAGGAGACCGTGGAGGCGCGCTACGTGGTGGGGTGCGACGGCGCGCACAGCACGGTCCGGGCTCAGGCGGGCATCGGATTCGAGGGCCACGCCTATCCGCAGACCTTCCTGCTCGCCGACCTCGATGTCGACGGACTGGAAGCCGGTGCCGTCCACACGTACATGACCGGTTCCGGGATGCTGTTCTTCTTTCCGCTCGGCTCGCCGGCCCCTTGGCGGGTGCTCGCGATGCGGCCGCCCGGCGCCCCGCAGGCCGAGGTGACGCTGGGCCTCCTGCAGGAGATCGCCGACGCGTACACCGGGGACCGGCTGGTGCTGCGGGACCCGGTGTGGATGACCGACTTCCGGCTCCACAACCGCGGCGCGGCGCACCATCGCTCCGGGCCCTTTTTCCTCGCCGGGGACGCGGCTCACATCCACAGCCCGGCCGGCGCCCAGGGCATGAACACCGGCATCCAGGACGCCCTCAACCTCGGCTGGAAGCTCGCCCTCGTGTGCGACGGCAGGGCGCCGGAGGAACTGCTGGAGACGTACGAAGCCGAGCGCGCCCCCGTCGGCCGCAGCGTGCTGCGCTTCACCGACCGCGCCTTCACCCTCGCCACCAGCGGCAACCCGGTCATCCGCTTCGCCCGCACCCGACTCGCGCCGCGCCTGGCCCCGTTGGCGCTGCGCGCGAGCGGACCGCGCGGACTGGTCTTCCGTACGGTGTCGGAGCTGGGCATCCACTACCGGCGCAGCCCTGCCACGACCGGGGGCTCGCGGCCGCCGAGGCGTGGTCCGCGAGCCGGTGACCGACTGCCCGATCTGCCGCGCGGACTCCAGGCGCGGACCGCGGGGCCGGGCTGGCACCTGCTCCTGTCCGGTCCGCCCGCGCTCTGGAGCGATGAACCTCTCGCCTCAGTCGTGCGCGGACGGGACGACCTGGTCGGCGTGCACCGGCTCGGTGGGAAGAGCCCGTGGCCGTCTGTGGCCCACGGACTCGTCCGCCCCGACGGCTACTTCGGCTACGTCTCTCGCGGAGCGCACCTGGAAGGGCTGCGCGAGTACCTCGACCACTGGCTACCCGCCCAACAGGGTTGA
- the miaB gene encoding tRNA (N6-isopentenyl adenosine(37)-C2)-methylthiotransferase MiaB, which produces MTSSSDRSPAVDVRSSKTYEIRTYGCQMNVHDSERLSGLLEEAGYIRAPEGSNGDADVVVFNTCAVRENADNKLYGNLGHLAPKKAKRPGMQIAVGGCLAQKDRDTIVKKAPWVDVVFGTHNIGKLPVLLERARVQEEAQVEIAESLEAFPSTLPTRRESAYAAWVSISVGCNNTCTFCIVPALRGKEKDRRPGDILAEVEALVAEGVSEITLLGQNVNAYGSDIGDREAFSKLLRACGTIEGLERVRFTSPHPRDFTDDVIAAMAETPNAMPQLHMPLQSGSDTVLKAMRRSYRQERYLGIIEKVRAAIPHAAITTDIIVGFPGETEEDFEQTLHVVREARFAQAYTFQYSKRPGTPAATMENQIPKDVVQARYERLVALQEEISWEENKKQVGRTLELMVAEGEGRKDGSTHRLSGRAPDNRLVHFTKPEQEVRPGDVVTVAITYAAPHHLLAEGPVLDVRRTRAGDAWEKRNVEKAAEPAGVMLGLPKIGVPQPLPVVTGSGCGCD; this is translated from the coding sequence ATGACCAGCAGCAGCGACCGGAGCCCGGCAGTGGATGTTCGATCATCTAAGACCTACGAAATCCGCACCTACGGGTGTCAGATGAACGTCCACGACTCCGAGCGATTGTCCGGGCTGCTCGAAGAGGCCGGTTACATCCGCGCGCCCGAGGGCTCGAACGGCGACGCGGACGTCGTCGTCTTCAACACCTGCGCGGTCCGCGAGAACGCCGACAACAAGCTGTACGGCAACCTCGGCCACCTCGCCCCGAAGAAGGCGAAGCGCCCGGGCATGCAGATCGCGGTCGGCGGCTGCCTCGCGCAGAAGGACCGCGACACCATCGTGAAGAAGGCTCCTTGGGTGGACGTCGTCTTCGGCACGCACAACATCGGCAAGCTGCCGGTCCTGCTGGAGCGCGCCCGCGTACAGGAAGAGGCGCAGGTCGAGATCGCCGAGTCACTGGAGGCGTTCCCGTCCACCCTGCCGACGCGGCGCGAGAGCGCGTACGCGGCCTGGGTGTCGATCTCCGTCGGCTGCAACAACACCTGCACCTTCTGCATCGTCCCGGCGCTGCGCGGCAAGGAGAAGGACCGCCGCCCCGGCGACATCCTCGCCGAGGTCGAGGCCCTGGTCGCCGAGGGAGTCAGTGAGATCACGCTGCTCGGCCAGAACGTCAACGCGTACGGCAGCGACATCGGCGACCGCGAGGCCTTCAGCAAGCTGCTGCGGGCCTGCGGCACGATCGAGGGCCTGGAGCGCGTGCGCTTCACCTCCCCGCACCCGCGCGACTTCACCGACGACGTGATCGCCGCCATGGCCGAGACGCCGAACGCGATGCCGCAACTGCACATGCCCCTGCAGTCCGGCTCCGACACGGTGCTGAAGGCGATGCGCCGCTCCTACCGCCAGGAGCGCTACCTGGGGATCATCGAGAAGGTGCGCGCCGCCATCCCGCACGCGGCGATCACCACCGACATCATCGTGGGCTTCCCCGGCGAGACCGAGGAGGACTTCGAGCAGACGCTGCACGTCGTGCGCGAGGCCCGCTTCGCGCAGGCGTACACCTTCCAGTACTCCAAGCGGCCCGGCACCCCGGCCGCGACCATGGAGAACCAGATCCCCAAGGACGTCGTCCAGGCGCGGTACGAGCGTCTCGTCGCCCTCCAGGAGGAGATCTCCTGGGAGGAGAACAAGAAGCAGGTCGGCCGCACGCTCGAACTCATGGTCGCCGAGGGCGAGGGCCGCAAGGACGGCTCCACCCACCGCCTCTCCGGCCGCGCCCCCGACAACCGCCTGGTCCACTTCACCAAGCCCGAGCAGGAGGTGCGCCCCGGCGACGTCGTGACGGTCGCGATCACCTACGCCGCCCCGCACCACCTCCTCGCCGAGGGTCCCGTCCTCGATGTGCGCCGCACGCGCGCGGGGGACGCCTGGGAGAAGCGCAACGTCGAGAAGGCGGCCGAGCCGGCGGGTGTGATGCTGGGCCTGCCGAAGATCGGGGTGCCTCAGCCGCTGCCGGTGGTCACGGGAAGCGGCTGCGGCTGCGACTGA
- a CDS encoding DUF4383 domain-containing protein, whose protein sequence is MAGTHRKTPSARTPVQWAALLMGVVFLLVGVLGFVPGVTTDHDALKFAEHDSDAELLGVFQVSVLHNLVHLLFGIAGAAMAGTVSTARTFLVGGGHVYLALGIYGLVIDRDSTANFVPVNTADNWLHFALALGMIALGVLLPGPRAAGERDTR, encoded by the coding sequence ATGGCCGGCACACACCGCAAGACACCGAGCGCACGGACTCCGGTCCAGTGGGCCGCGCTCCTGATGGGGGTGGTCTTCCTGCTGGTCGGTGTCCTGGGCTTCGTCCCCGGGGTCACCACCGACCACGACGCGCTGAAGTTCGCCGAACACGACTCGGACGCCGAGTTGCTGGGCGTCTTCCAGGTGTCGGTCCTGCACAACCTCGTGCACCTGCTGTTCGGCATCGCCGGAGCCGCCATGGCGGGCACCGTCTCGACGGCACGCACATTCCTCGTCGGCGGCGGCCACGTCTACCTCGCCCTCGGGATCTACGGCCTGGTCATCGACCGCGACAGCACGGCCAACTTCGTACCGGTCAACACGGCCGACAACTGGCTGCACTTCGCCCTGGCCCTCGGCATGATCGCCCTGGGCGTCCTGCTCCCCGGGCCGCGCGCGGCCGGCGAAAGGGACACGCGATGA
- a CDS encoding DUF6766 family protein, whose translation MTARTDPGNGTAPVRHRVGRFLRHNSLGLFFLVTFLIALVGQTVAGRAEFNNQLVADGLAPAGFAAYLTSSDFAVDVTENWQSEYLQFFLYIFGTVWLLQHGSPESKELHKAGPESDRDQLVGRHARPDSPRWAAHTDWRGLLYSRSLGLVMGSVFLLSWLTQSVTGVAAYNEQQLRQLQAPTSWPEYLSSADFWSRTLQNWQSELLAVASMAVLSIYLRQRGSPESKPVGASHSATGVEG comes from the coding sequence GTGACCGCCAGGACGGACCCCGGCAACGGCACCGCACCGGTCCGCCACCGCGTAGGGCGCTTCCTGCGGCACAACAGCCTCGGTCTGTTCTTCCTGGTCACGTTCCTGATCGCCCTGGTGGGACAGACCGTCGCCGGGCGCGCCGAGTTCAACAACCAGCTCGTCGCCGACGGGCTGGCGCCGGCCGGCTTCGCCGCGTACCTGACCTCTTCGGACTTCGCCGTCGACGTCACCGAGAACTGGCAGTCGGAGTACCTGCAGTTCTTCCTCTACATCTTCGGCACCGTCTGGCTGCTGCAACACGGCTCGCCCGAATCCAAGGAGCTCCACAAGGCCGGCCCCGAGTCGGACAGGGACCAGCTGGTCGGCAGGCACGCCAGGCCCGACTCACCCCGCTGGGCCGCACACACGGACTGGCGTGGACTGCTCTACTCGCGCTCCCTTGGGCTGGTCATGGGCAGTGTCTTCCTGCTGTCCTGGCTGACCCAGTCCGTCACCGGCGTCGCCGCCTACAACGAACAGCAACTGCGACAGCTCCAGGCCCCGACCAGCTGGCCCGAATACCTCTCCTCCGCGGACTTCTGGAGCCGCACCCTGCAGAACTGGCAGTCCGAACTACTCGCCGTCGCCTCCATGGCCGTCCTCTCCATCTACCTGAGGCAACGCGGATCACCGGAGTCGAAACCCGTCGGCGCATCCCACTCCGCCACCGGCGTCGAAGGCTGA